In Halobacteriovorax sp. HLS, the following are encoded in one genomic region:
- a CDS encoding cyclic nucleotide-binding domain-containing protein, giving the protein MSEDSYEKKISNDSLEGKSLPQKLDIPILKYFWQANPLFSSNKNSIPRFLRKVKVLENFTDNELRTLASAMHLRTFSDGERIFKQNDVGVGFYFIYTGRVDIIVEEDQIIKDSEKSPKLNHVVSLDKMDYFGELALLQQNSIRNASAIARESCQLLGIFKPDLENLIDSKPSVATKILQAVSVITANRLFSVTNEVRRLKYKVRDLESKNAK; this is encoded by the coding sequence ATGTCCGAAGATAGTTATGAAAAAAAAATAAGTAATGACTCTCTTGAGGGAAAGTCTTTACCACAGAAGTTAGATATACCAATTCTTAAATATTTCTGGCAGGCAAACCCTCTTTTTTCCTCAAATAAAAACTCTATCCCTAGATTTTTAAGGAAAGTTAAAGTCTTAGAGAACTTCACAGACAATGAATTAAGAACACTTGCTTCTGCAATGCACTTAAGAACTTTCTCTGATGGAGAAAGAATATTTAAGCAAAATGATGTGGGAGTCGGTTTCTATTTTATCTATACAGGGCGTGTAGATATTATTGTAGAAGAAGACCAAATTATAAAAGACTCTGAAAAGTCTCCAAAATTAAACCATGTAGTTTCATTAGATAAAATGGATTACTTTGGAGAGCTTGCACTATTGCAACAAAATAGTATTAGAAATGCTTCAGCTATTGCTAGAGAGTCATGTCAGTTATTGGGAATCTTTAAGCCTGACTTAGAGAACTTAATTGATTCAAAGCCATCTGTAGCAACGAAGATCCTACAAGCTGTTTCGGTTATTACCGCCAATAGACTTTTTTCTGTTACTAATGAAGTTAGAAGACTGAAGTATAAAGTTAGGGATCTGGAATCCAAAAATGCCAAGTAA
- a CDS encoding AI-2E family transporter produces MPSNSYKKTEKVRIVIFISILVLIFLSLSFFPRVAVPITVAYVISLIFKPWIPLAMRLGLGRSTSVYLVFIGILFLFTYPLVRVTPIITKEAQNLQYYLPKVEVFLKKEYSYATDKIEAKTGYKVGNEFLIDTLKYSKDTTTDILLKVPQILGSVLEWVFLVPLFVFFMLKDGGKFKSKFLKIVPNSIFERVYYLSHQFNKQLGDYIFAKFIEASIVCTIITAGLLVLDVRFALILGLVAGFTNIIPYLGPILGTVPAIIFAMAEYGMGSTFGAITILYIAANAIDIALVFPILVSKIVNLHPLIVVISVILGSSFFGVLGMVVSIPVAAAVKLIFSEVYNEFYAAKAQ; encoded by the coding sequence ATGCCAAGTAACTCCTACAAAAAAACAGAAAAGGTAAGAATCGTTATTTTTATATCTATCTTGGTATTGATATTTCTTTCCCTTTCATTTTTTCCTAGAGTTGCTGTGCCGATCACAGTGGCCTATGTTATTAGCCTGATCTTTAAGCCATGGATTCCTTTGGCCATGCGACTGGGGTTAGGTAGGTCAACTTCTGTCTATCTTGTATTCATAGGTATACTCTTTCTATTTACTTACCCTTTAGTGAGAGTAACTCCTATAATTACTAAAGAGGCCCAAAATCTTCAATATTATCTTCCTAAGGTAGAGGTTTTTTTAAAAAAAGAATATAGCTACGCTACTGATAAGATAGAAGCTAAAACAGGTTATAAAGTTGGTAATGAATTTCTTATTGATACTTTGAAGTATAGTAAGGATACGACAACTGATATCTTGTTGAAGGTTCCTCAGATACTTGGTTCAGTATTAGAGTGGGTTTTTCTTGTTCCATTATTTGTATTTTTCATGCTCAAAGATGGTGGTAAGTTTAAAAGTAAATTCTTAAAAATCGTTCCAAACTCTATTTTTGAACGAGTATACTACCTCTCTCACCAGTTTAATAAACAGCTTGGTGACTACATATTTGCTAAATTTATTGAAGCAAGTATTGTTTGTACAATTATTACAGCAGGACTTCTCGTATTAGATGTTAGATTTGCTTTGATCTTAGGATTAGTTGCAGGCTTCACAAATATTATTCCTTATCTTGGTCCAATACTTGGAACTGTTCCTGCAATTATTTTTGCAATGGCAGAGTATGGTATGGGCTCAACTTTTGGCGCGATTACGATTCTCTATATTGCAGCTAATGCAATTGATATAGCACTAGTCTTTCCAATTTTGGTTTCTAAAATTGTTAACTTACACCCTCTAATTGTTGTAATTAGTGTAATTCTAGGTTCATCTTTTTTCGGTGTCTTAGGTATGGTTGTATCGATTCCTGTTGCAGCAGCAGTCAAACTTATCTTTAGCGAAGTTTATAATGAGTTCTACGCTGCTAAGGCCCAATAG
- a CDS encoding outer membrane protein assembly factor BamD: MRWLVLSLCLVLFSCATERPQGKTEAEVLYKEAQELISDSRYILATEKLNTLRSQYPYSFYATHAELLQADVLYAQESYVEAAAAYILFKDFHPKYKDLGYVVWRIAESFYKQIPDTIDRDLTSAFEAMKYYQELLNFHSNSDYAKGAIEKVKLCEKMILGKEKYIGDFYYKTEVFAAARYRYLNIISQYENAHELVAHSMIRVLISSAKLREKEKCDSYYASFKEKIIATEAKKLEKAYQNCVKL, from the coding sequence GTGCGTTGGTTAGTCTTATCATTATGTTTAGTTCTATTTTCTTGTGCCACTGAAAGACCACAAGGAAAGACCGAAGCAGAAGTATTATATAAAGAGGCCCAGGAGTTAATTAGTGACTCAAGATATATTCTAGCAACAGAAAAGCTTAATACTTTAAGGTCACAGTATCCATATAGTTTTTATGCTACACATGCAGAACTTTTACAGGCAGACGTCCTCTACGCTCAAGAAAGTTATGTAGAAGCGGCAGCTGCATATATCTTATTTAAAGATTTCCATCCGAAGTATAAAGACTTAGGTTATGTTGTGTGGAGAATTGCTGAATCGTTTTATAAGCAAATTCCAGATACCATTGATAGAGATTTAACTTCCGCCTTTGAAGCAATGAAGTATTATCAAGAACTGCTTAACTTTCATTCAAACTCCGATTATGCAAAAGGTGCAATCGAAAAAGTTAAGCTTTGTGAAAAAATGATTTTAGGTAAAGAAAAATATATTGGAGATTTCTACTATAAAACAGAAGTCTTTGCTGCTGCTAGGTATCGTTATCTGAATATTATTTCTCAATATGAAAATGCCCATGAACTAGTTGCGCACTCAATGATTCGAGTTCTGATTAGCTCAGCTAAGTTAAGAGAAAAAGAGAAGTGTGATTCTTACTATGCAAGTTTTAAAGAAAAGATAATTGCTACAGAAGCAAAGAAACTAGAAAAAGCTTATCAAAACTGTGTGAAGCTATAG
- a CDS encoding lipopolysaccharide assembly protein LapB, which yields METFNANELLEKGKACYNGGEYKKAAAIFNELIEIDPKAIEALFYLANIFHINGEIGKAIKAFNKVISLDPTHTDAAISLSVLYNDIGHYEDAKKVFNQANERVKSRAHGSEGIDDQHVNKKFAIKHLELADLYMTYNRYDEALFEYNKVASLNPEDLEVRIKVAKVYAKKGFISKAIDELKTLKNESPNYINGRIALGVLQYGNGSILEAQAEWEKVLSLEPHNSEAAMYLNLSQTATETSL from the coding sequence ATGGAAACGTTTAATGCAAATGAATTGCTAGAAAAAGGTAAAGCTTGCTACAACGGTGGTGAGTATAAGAAGGCTGCAGCGATATTTAATGAACTTATAGAAATAGATCCAAAAGCTATTGAGGCGCTTTTTTATCTCGCGAATATTTTTCATATTAATGGTGAAATTGGTAAAGCGATTAAGGCATTTAATAAAGTTATCTCTCTTGATCCTACTCATACAGATGCTGCAATTAGCTTATCAGTTCTTTATAATGATATTGGTCACTATGAAGATGCTAAGAAAGTTTTTAACCAAGCAAATGAAAGAGTTAAATCAAGGGCCCACGGAAGTGAGGGTATTGATGATCAGCATGTAAATAAGAAGTTTGCAATTAAACATCTTGAGCTGGCGGACCTATATATGACTTATAACCGATATGATGAAGCATTATTTGAATATAATAAAGTAGCTTCATTAAACCCTGAAGATTTAGAAGTTAGAATAAAGGTTGCTAAAGTCTATGCAAAGAAAGGCTTTATTTCTAAAGCAATTGATGAGCTTAAGACTTTGAAAAATGAATCTCCAAATTATATAAATGGTAGGATTGCTTTAGGCGTACTTCAGTATGGAAATGGAAGTATACTTGAGGCTCAAGCAGAGTGGGAAAAGGTTCTCTCTTTAGAGCCTCACAATTCTGAAGCTGCAATGTACCTGAATCTATCTCAGACAGCGACAGAGACATCTCTATAG
- the fliW gene encoding flagellar assembly protein FliW, with the protein MKINTTRFGELEVEKKDIITFKDGLLGFEKLTQFFIVDPGDQTLILWIQSVDDASTAFPIIEPKIFKPDYSVKLLPAELTSLSLENLTDASIYTILTIPQTVTEMSANLKAPIVINNKTKIARQIVLQDSKLEVRCQMYTDLKRYIVAYTSDDSVRTNVELTKQDTVTDTENSAPTGANQELNSEV; encoded by the coding sequence GTGAAAATCAACACAACCAGATTTGGTGAACTCGAAGTAGAGAAAAAAGATATAATTACTTTTAAAGATGGACTACTAGGTTTTGAAAAGCTTACTCAGTTCTTCATCGTCGATCCAGGTGATCAGACTCTTATTCTGTGGATTCAATCAGTTGATGACGCATCAACAGCTTTCCCTATTATCGAACCAAAAATATTTAAGCCTGACTATTCAGTTAAACTTCTTCCAGCTGAGCTTACAAGCTTAAGCCTAGAGAACCTAACTGATGCAAGTATCTATACGATCCTTACTATCCCACAAACAGTTACTGAAATGTCTGCAAACCTTAAAGCTCCTATTGTTATTAACAATAAGACTAAGATCGCAAGACAAATTGTACTTCAAGACTCTAAACTAGAAGTAAGATGTCAAATGTACACTGACTTAAAGAGATATATAGTAGCGTATACTTCAGATGACTCTGTTAGAACAAATGTTGAGCTTACTAAGCAAGACACTGTTACAGATACTGAAAACAGTGCCCCAACAGGTGCTAATCAAGAACTCAACTCAGAAGTTTAA
- the csrA gene encoding carbon storage regulator CsrA, whose amino-acid sequence MLVLTRKLGESIAIDDHIKIVVVQIKGKQVRLGIKAPKETKIHREEVYKAIQDQNTEASMADLSSISDLADELKK is encoded by the coding sequence ATGCTCGTTTTGACAAGGAAGCTAGGAGAAAGCATCGCAATTGATGATCACATAAAAATTGTTGTGGTTCAAATCAAAGGCAAGCAAGTACGACTAGGTATTAAAGCGCCCAAAGAAACGAAAATTCACAGAGAAGAAGTCTACAAGGCCATTCAGGATCAGAATACTGAAGCGTCTATGGCAGATCTGTCTTCAATTTCAGACTTAGCTGACGAATTAAAGAAATAA